From Vitis vinifera cultivar Pinot Noir 40024 chromosome 14, ASM3070453v1, a single genomic window includes:
- the LOC104881486 gene encoding extensin-like — protein sequence MAKTRGGHSASPSSPTPRPPRAAMGAAALPPVQAPAIPPSEGEAPSQRRYPTRRPPTHPLPPVDQATSPVPRPPAKRTKVLGPGEPSHAPQPEPSTEEPRIPPDIPLETVIRRPMLAGPPIEGNLDCRDRPFHSETYFDREGDFYSLGIDQERASIWDAPH from the exons ATGGCGAAGACCAGAGGAGGCCATTCCGCCTCCCCATCCTCACCGACACCTCGACCACCTCGAGCCGCCATGGGAGCCGCAGCTTTGCCGCCTGTTCAGGCCCCGgccattcccccatctgagggggaAGCTCCTTCTCAGCGCCGATACCCTACCAGGAGGCCACCCACGCACCCTCTGCCACCAGTCGATCAGGCCACGAGCCCTGTTCCTCGACCCCCTGCGAAGAGGACCAAAGTCTTGGGTCCTGGAGAGCCATCCCACGCACCTCAGCCAGAGCCATCTACAGAGGAACCTCGGATTCCTCCGGATATTCCTCTCGAGACCgttatcaggcgtcccatgCTAGCTGGACCACCGATAGAAGGCAACTTAGATTGCAGAGATCGACCCTTCCATTCCGAGACCTATTTTGATAGagag ggggacttctacagcctcgGTATTGAccaggagagagcttccatctgggatgctcctcatTGA